The Gemmatimonadaceae bacterium DNA segment TTCCAGACGTCAGAATTCCTCCTCGAGCACGGAATGGTTGACGCAGTCGTGCAGCGCAAGGATCTCAAGCAGACGGTGGGACAACTCCTGCGGCACATGAGTGGCAAGCCCGCGGCAGCGGGGTGGACAGCGGCCTGACCTCATATCGCTCCGCGCTCGACGCGCTCTTTGCGCGGACGGGCGCGACTTCGAAGTACGGGCTCGAGCGCACATTCGAATTCCTGCGGTTGCTCGGGAATCCGCAGCAGAGAATCAAGACCTTCCATGTGGCCGGCACCAACGGGAAGGGAAGCGTCGTCGCCACGCTTTACGCCCTGCTCAGGTCCAGGGGAATAAGGGTCGGACGCTACATGTCGCCGCATCTCATCGACTTTCGCGAACGGATCGTCGTGGACGATAATGCGATCGGCGAGCAATACGTGCTCGGGTTTCTCGATCGCTGGGGCCCGTCGGCGGAACGGCTTGGCGCGACGTTCTTCGAGATAACGACGTGCATGGCTCTGGACTACTTCGCGTCGTACGAAGTGGATGTCGCGGTCATCGAGACGGGACTCGGCGGGCGTCTCGATTCCACAAACGTGATTCAACCGCTCGTAGCCGGCATCACATCCATCGCGCTCGACCACCAGGAATACCTCGGCGACACCGAGGAGCTGATCGCGCGGGAGAAAGCCGGGATATTCAAGCCAGGCGTGCCGTCGGTGATCGGAGCGATGTTCACCGAAGCGCGGGTGGCGATCTGTCGCACCGCCGCGGATGCGGGCGTGGCCGCGGTAATAGATGCGACACGGCTATATCAGACGAGCAACGTCACGCTGACGGCGAATGGCACGAGCTTCACGGTGACACACGGCGCCGAATCAGCGGACTTGACCATCGGTCTCACAGGAATGGCGCAGGCGGATAATGCTGCCGTCGCGCTGTCAATGTTGCACGCCGCCGGGAGTCCCTGGGCGGTGAGTCTCGAGGAAGCGCGTGACGTGCTGCCGTCCGTTCTGCTGCCGGGCCGGTTTCAGCGTGTCGGCCCTTACATTCTCGACGTCGCGCACAACCCCAACGGGATGAAGTCTTTCGTCGCGACGTTGGCCGCGGTTGGCGTCAGTCATCCCGCGACCGCTGTGGTGGGCGTGCTGAACGACAAGGATTGGCGGCAGATGCTCTCCATTCTTGCAACCGCGGCTGATTCGATCGTTCTGGTCGCGCCGCCGAGCGCGCCGCCACAGCGCGCGTGGCACCCTGAAGAAGCGCTCGCGTTCGCGGAGTCGCAGGGCATATCCGCATCGGTGGATCCGGATTTTGCTCATGCCGTACAGACAGCGCCGGCAGCCGCCGAGTCCGTTCTCGTCACCGGATCGTTCCACACGGTTGGCGACGCGCTCCTGACACTCGGGGAAACCACGCTCTAGAATGCCTC contains these protein-coding regions:
- a CDS encoding folylpolyglutamate synthase/dihydrofolate synthase family protein; translated protein: MDSGLTSYRSALDALFARTGATSKYGLERTFEFLRLLGNPQQRIKTFHVAGTNGKGSVVATLYALLRSRGIRVGRYMSPHLIDFRERIVVDDNAIGEQYVLGFLDRWGPSAERLGATFFEITTCMALDYFASYEVDVAVIETGLGGRLDSTNVIQPLVAGITSIALDHQEYLGDTEELIAREKAGIFKPGVPSVIGAMFTEARVAICRTAADAGVAAVIDATRLYQTSNVTLTANGTSFTVTHGAESADLTIGLTGMAQADNAAVALSMLHAAGSPWAVSLEEARDVLPSVLLPGRFQRVGPYILDVAHNPNGMKSFVATLAAVGVSHPATAVVGVLNDKDWRQMLSILATAADSIVLVAPPSAPPQRAWHPEEALAFAESQGISASVDPDFAHAVQTAPAAAESVLVTGSFHTVGDALLTLGETTL